A genomic segment from Hymenobacter volaticus encodes:
- a CDS encoding RNA polymerase sigma factor, with protein sequence MNEQFLLLIETQQGLLHKVCHLYCHSPQDREDLFQDIVLQLWRAYPTFRGGAKVTTWMYRIALNTAITRLRKETKAAPFAELGPEAFQVPAVEDGSREELAAMYRAIRRLSQVDQALTLLYLEDCSYREMAEVLGISEANVGFKLHRIKAQLRTLISIA encoded by the coding sequence TTGAACGAGCAGTTCCTTCTCCTCATCGAAACCCAGCAGGGCCTTCTCCACAAGGTCTGCCACCTGTACTGCCACTCCCCGCAGGACCGGGAAGACCTCTTTCAAGACATCGTGCTGCAGCTCTGGCGTGCCTACCCCACGTTCCGGGGAGGTGCCAAGGTCACCACGTGGATGTACCGCATCGCCCTCAACACGGCCATCACCCGGCTGCGGAAGGAAACCAAGGCCGCGCCATTCGCCGAGCTGGGCCCCGAGGCGTTCCAGGTGCCGGCCGTAGAAGATGGTTCCCGCGAGGAACTGGCGGCCATGTACCGGGCCATTCGGCGGCTTTCCCAAGTGGACCAGGCCCTGACCCTGCTCTACCTGGAGGATTGCAGCTACCGGGAGATGGCCGAGGTGCTGGGGATCTCGGAGGCCAACGTGGGCTTCAAACTCCACCGCATCAAGGCCCAACTACGAACACTCATCAGCATAGCCTAG